One window of Nicotiana tomentosiformis chromosome 11, ASM39032v3, whole genome shotgun sequence genomic DNA carries:
- the LOC138901543 gene encoding uncharacterized protein, which translates to MAPYEALYWRRCLSLVGWFELGEARLVGTDLVQHFPEKVKWIQDRHRTAPSRHKGYGDRRVCDFAFMIGERVLLQVSPMKGVMRFEKKGKLSPRYIRPFEVLERIGEVAYKLSLPPRLSAVHPIFYVSTLVKYYDDPSHVLDFFSFQLDKDLTYIEKPVAILDKQVRKLSSKNIAYVKVQWRGHPVDKGSMGYRAGHAE; encoded by the coding sequence atggctccttatgaggctcTATATTGGAGACGGTGTCTttctctggttggttggtttgagttggGAGAGGCTAGGTTGGTAGGCACGGATTTAGTTCAACATTTCCCGGAGAAGGTCAAGTGGATTCAGGATCGGCATCGTACAGCCCCGTCTAGACATAAGGGTTATGGCGATCGGAGAGTTTGTGAttttgcattcatgattggagagcgagttttgctccaggtttcacctatgaagggggTGATGAGGTTtgagaagaagggaaagttgagccctaggtatatcagaccattTGAGgtccttgagaggattggtgaggttgCCTACAAGCTTTCGTTGCCACCTAGATTATCTGCAGTTCATCCGATTTTCTATGTTTCTACGCTTGTGAAATATTACgatgatccatctcatgttttagactttTTCTCATTCCaactggacaaggatttgacttatattgagaaGCCGGTGGCTATCTTAGACAAACAAGTCCGGAAGTTGAGCTCAAAGAACATTGCTtatgtgaaggttcaatggaggggtcatccggttgaTAAAGGTTCAATGGGATACCGAGCGGGACATGCAGAGTaa